In Actinomadura citrea, a single window of DNA contains:
- a CDS encoding SRPBCC family protein, which translates to MYSTRVSRHVKARPSEVYRALIDADAIMTWRVPDGMTSTVHEFDGREGGAFRISLTYDAPTGTGKSSAHTDTYHGRFVELVPGERVVEVFEFEADDPALRGEMTMTTTLTEVDGGTVVLIVHDGMSDTVPAADNEAGMRMALDNLAELVEAG; encoded by the coding sequence ATGTACTCGACGCGGGTGTCGCGGCACGTGAAGGCCCGGCCTTCGGAGGTCTACCGGGCGCTCATCGACGCGGACGCGATCATGACATGGCGGGTACCGGACGGCATGACCAGCACGGTGCACGAGTTCGACGGCCGCGAGGGCGGCGCGTTCCGGATCTCGCTCACCTACGACGCGCCGACCGGCACCGGCAAGTCGTCGGCGCACACCGACACCTACCACGGGCGATTCGTGGAGCTCGTGCCCGGCGAACGCGTGGTCGAGGTGTTCGAGTTCGAGGCCGACGATCCCGCCCTCCGGGGCGAGATGACGATGACCACGACGCTCACCGAGGTCGACGGGGGCACCGTCGTGCTCATCGTGCACGACGGCATGTCCGACACCGTGCCCGCCGCCGACAACGAGGCCGGCATGCGCATGGCCCTGGACAACCTGGCCGAGCTCGTCGAAGCGGGCTAG
- a CDS encoding carbohydrate ABC transporter permease, which yields MTRRIVLTGVGWLVALAFLLPYLQMFVTALKPERELTESPGTYLPSHWTWSNFADVWSAAPVWTYMRVSLTVAAAATLVTLACAMPAAYYTARNRFRGRGAFLLLVLVTQMFAPTALVIGIYREMVALDLTDTLLSLILVNAAFNLPFCIWILHGYFSSIPKELEEAAFLDGAGRVAALTRVTLPISMPGVVTAIVYTFIAAWNEYIVALTVTASPDRRPLTVGIPSFVTQYQAHWQYLFATSLIAIIPVVVLFVFIERYLIGGLTAGSVK from the coding sequence ATGACGCGCCGGATCGTCCTCACGGGCGTCGGCTGGCTGGTCGCCCTGGCGTTCCTGCTGCCCTACCTGCAGATGTTCGTCACCGCGCTCAAGCCCGAACGCGAGCTGACCGAGTCGCCGGGCACCTATCTGCCCTCGCACTGGACGTGGTCGAACTTCGCGGACGTCTGGTCGGCCGCGCCCGTCTGGACGTACATGCGGGTCTCCCTCACCGTCGCGGCCGCCGCCACCCTGGTCACCCTCGCCTGCGCGATGCCCGCCGCGTACTACACGGCCCGCAACCGCTTCCGGGGGCGCGGGGCGTTCCTGCTGCTCGTCCTGGTGACGCAGATGTTCGCGCCGACCGCGCTGGTGATCGGCATCTACCGGGAGATGGTCGCGCTCGACCTCACCGACACGCTGCTGTCGCTCATCCTGGTGAACGCGGCGTTCAACCTGCCGTTCTGCATCTGGATCCTGCACGGCTACTTCTCCAGCATCCCGAAGGAACTGGAGGAGGCCGCCTTCCTGGACGGCGCGGGCCGTGTCGCCGCCCTCACCCGCGTCACCCTGCCCATCTCCATGCCGGGCGTGGTCACCGCGATCGTCTACACGTTCATCGCGGCCTGGAACGAGTACATCGTGGCGCTGACGGTCACCGCGTCCCCGGACCGCCGCCCCCTCACCGTCGGCATCCCGTCCTTCGTGACCCAGTACCAGGCGCACTGGCAGTACCTCTTCGCCACCTCGCTGATCGCGATCATCCCGGTCGTCGTGCTGTTCGTCTTCATCGAGCGCTATCTCATCGGCGGCCTGACGGCGGGCTCGGTCAAATGA
- a CDS encoding VOC family protein, translating to MNITHVRLLTVPVSDQDAAKDFYAGKLGFEVVMDRSTGPMRWLQLAPKGAETNVVLADHVPGAAPGSVHGLMLETTDLDADCEHLRSAGVRVEGPQDLPWGRQATLTDPDPDGNGIVLAAR from the coding sequence ATGAACATCACGCATGTGCGGCTGCTGACCGTGCCGGTCTCCGACCAGGACGCGGCCAAGGACTTCTACGCGGGCAAGCTCGGCTTCGAGGTGGTGATGGACCGCTCGACGGGCCCGATGCGCTGGCTCCAGCTGGCGCCCAAGGGCGCGGAGACGAACGTCGTCCTGGCGGACCACGTGCCCGGTGCGGCGCCCGGCAGCGTGCACGGGCTCATGCTGGAGACGACCGACCTCGACGCGGACTGCGAGCACCTGCGCAGCGCCGGGGTGCGGGTCGAGGGCCCGCAGGACCTTCCCTGGGGGCGGCAGGCGACGCTGACCGACCCCGACCCCGACGGCAACGGCATCGTGCTGGCCGCACGTTGA
- a CDS encoding ArsR/SmtB family transcription factor, translating into MTSDVFAALASPVRRELTALLLDGPRPVNELAAHFAMSRPSVSEHLKVLRDAGLVSERRNGRQRLYRLEPAPLRELSQWLTPYERFWREKLSNLRDLLDEEDL; encoded by the coding sequence TTGACGTCGGACGTCTTCGCGGCCCTGGCCAGCCCCGTCCGGCGGGAGCTCACCGCCCTCCTGCTGGACGGGCCGCGCCCGGTCAACGAGCTCGCGGCGCACTTCGCGATGAGCCGCCCGAGCGTGTCGGAGCACCTCAAGGTGCTGCGCGACGCCGGACTCGTCAGCGAGCGGCGCAACGGCCGGCAGCGCCTCTACCGGCTGGAACCCGCGCCCCTGCGGGAGCTCTCGCAGTGGCTCACCCCGTACGAGCGGTTCTGGCGGGAGAAGCTCTCCAACCTGCGCGACCTGCTGGACGAGGAGGACCTGTGA
- a CDS encoding SDR family NAD(P)-dependent oxidoreductase has protein sequence MLLENKTAVIYGGGGNIGGAMARGFAAEGARVFLAGRTPAKLDAVAEGIRAAGGLAETARVDALDEDAVNGWVDSVVETAGSIDVSVNLISQDALFRPMIEMPAADFGRAMEKVARSFLVTTRAAARHMVKQGSGVILHFGGSDGTNRAPGLGTVQIGSDMVEAMRRQWACELGPHSVRVLSMRTGGIPGEGLPDPVKQQMVDATLLKRTATLTDVGRVAAFLASDHAASLTSTQVNISAGALVD, from the coding sequence ATGCTTCTGGAGAACAAGACCGCGGTCATCTACGGCGGAGGCGGCAACATCGGCGGCGCCATGGCGCGCGGCTTCGCGGCCGAGGGCGCGCGGGTGTTCCTCGCGGGCCGTACCCCCGCCAAGCTCGACGCCGTCGCCGAGGGGATCCGGGCCGCGGGCGGCCTCGCCGAGACGGCCCGTGTGGACGCCCTGGACGAGGACGCCGTGAACGGCTGGGTCGACTCGGTCGTGGAGACGGCCGGCAGCATCGACGTGTCCGTCAACCTCATCTCCCAGGACGCGCTGTTCCGGCCCATGATCGAGATGCCGGCGGCGGACTTCGGCCGCGCCATGGAGAAGGTCGCGCGCTCGTTCCTGGTGACCACCCGGGCCGCCGCGCGGCACATGGTCAAGCAGGGCTCGGGCGTGATCCTGCATTTCGGCGGGTCCGACGGCACCAACCGCGCGCCCGGCCTCGGGACCGTGCAGATCGGCAGCGACATGGTGGAGGCGATGCGCCGCCAGTGGGCGTGCGAGCTCGGGCCGCACTCGGTCCGCGTCCTGTCGATGCGCACCGGCGGCATCCCCGGCGAGGGCCTGCCGGATCCGGTGAAGCAGCAGATGGTGGACGCCACCCTGCTCAAGCGCACCGCGACGCTCACCGACGTCGGCCGCGTCGCCGCCTTCCTGGCCTCCGACCACGCCGCCAGCCTGACCTCCACGCAGGTCAACATCTCCGCCGGCGCCCTGGTCGACTGA
- a CDS encoding SRPBCC family protein, translating into MSGERASIEVDEFLPHPPAKVWRALTEPDLLARWLMPNDFKAVVGHRFTFTAGPIPAIGFDGSIACRVLDVEDGSLLRISWRGGGLDTTVTWRLAPEGHGTRLFVEHAGFDLDDPVNAHAFRGMGSGWRSGVFRSLHDLLADLR; encoded by the coding sequence ATGAGCGGTGAGCGGGCCTCGATCGAAGTGGACGAGTTCCTGCCGCATCCGCCCGCGAAGGTGTGGCGGGCGCTCACCGAGCCGGACCTGCTGGCCCGGTGGCTGATGCCGAACGACTTCAAGGCCGTCGTCGGGCACCGCTTCACGTTCACCGCCGGGCCGATCCCGGCGATCGGCTTCGACGGGTCGATCGCGTGCCGCGTCCTCGACGTCGAGGACGGGAGCCTGCTGCGCATCAGCTGGCGCGGAGGCGGCCTCGACACGACGGTGACGTGGCGGCTCGCCCCCGAAGGGCACGGCACCCGCCTCTTCGTCGAGCACGCGGGCTTCGACCTGGACGACCCCGTCAACGCCCACGCCTTCCGCGGCATGGGCAGCGGGTGGCGCTCCGGCGTCTTCCGCTCCCTGCACGACCTCCTCGCCGACCTGCGCTGA
- a CDS encoding NADP-dependent oxidoreductase gives MRAVTYDSFASDNSHLRTGDVPDPKVGPGQVLIEVRAAGVNPVDWKVMAGGLDGMMDAMFPVIPGWDVAGVVRGSGPDTPEFADGDEVMSYARKDVVGAGTFAQFVAVTADDVARKPVSLDWNQAGGLPLVGMTAQRSLDRLGVGPGDVLLVHAASGGVGSLAVQIARDRGARVIGTASERNHEFLRDLGAEPVVYGDGLAERVRALAPDGVSAVADFVGGQLDTTLAVLAEDGRHVSVADNTVEEHGGHWIWVRPSGAKLAELGAMADRGALTVEVAGTYPLEKVGEAFDASRGGHTRGKLVITP, from the coding sequence ATGCGTGCCGTCACCTATGACTCTTTCGCCAGCGACAACTCGCACCTGCGGACCGGGGACGTCCCGGACCCGAAGGTCGGCCCGGGGCAGGTCCTGATCGAGGTCCGCGCGGCGGGGGTCAACCCCGTGGACTGGAAGGTCATGGCCGGCGGCCTGGACGGGATGATGGACGCGATGTTCCCCGTCATCCCCGGCTGGGACGTCGCCGGGGTCGTGCGGGGGAGCGGTCCCGACACGCCGGAGTTCGCGGACGGCGACGAGGTCATGTCCTACGCCCGCAAGGACGTCGTCGGCGCCGGGACGTTCGCGCAGTTCGTCGCGGTCACGGCGGACGACGTGGCGCGCAAGCCCGTGTCGCTCGACTGGAACCAGGCCGGCGGGCTGCCGCTCGTCGGGATGACCGCGCAGCGTTCGCTGGACCGCCTGGGGGTCGGGCCGGGCGACGTCCTGCTCGTCCACGCGGCGTCCGGTGGGGTGGGAAGCCTGGCGGTCCAGATCGCACGGGACCGCGGCGCCCGCGTCATCGGCACGGCCTCGGAGAGGAACCACGAGTTCCTGCGCGACCTCGGCGCCGAGCCGGTCGTCTACGGGGACGGGCTGGCCGAGCGCGTCCGGGCCCTGGCGCCCGACGGGGTGTCCGCCGTCGCCGACTTCGTGGGCGGCCAGCTCGACACGACCCTCGCCGTCCTGGCCGAGGACGGGCGGCACGTGTCCGTCGCCGACAACACCGTCGAGGAGCACGGCGGCCACTGGATCTGGGTCCGTCCGAGCGGCGCGAAGCTGGCGGAGCTCGGGGCCATGGCCGACCGCGGCGCGCTCACGGTGGAGGTCGCCGGGACGTACCCGCTGGAGAAGGTGGGCGAGGCCTTCGACGCCAGCCGGGGCGGGCACACGCGCGGCAAGCTCGTCATCACACCGTGA
- a CDS encoding ATP-binding protein, translating into MGRDRERDRVAGVLGDARSGVGRTLVIRGEAGIGKTALLGRISADAGDMQIIRGTGVESESELAFGGLHLMLHPYRDRFEALPERQAAALRSAFGLAAGPAGDRFLIGAATLTLLSELAADRPLACLVDDAQWLDSASLDALLFAARRLGADPIAMIFTVRDGARPFPDRGLEVLRLTGLDRGAAEDLVAARVPGLTVPVRERLLDEAAGNPLALIELGNALRSRPARPAGPLPVGGRVQETFRRRLAELPDATRRLLLVVAADSTADLGIVLRAGDALGLAPADLGPAEEAGLVVLDGGEVRFRHPLIRAVTYQDAAHHRRIDVHGALARALPGDEHADRRAWHLAAAATGPDEGVAAELERVAHRAELRGGTAAVSTAYERAARLSTEPEGKARRLVHAARAAYDAGRPDQAARLAEEAEHLTEQDGVVAEATFIRAQVAYERTSPAADAELALRGAALIAASDPEQAVSMLTEAVWSARDAGAHDLVRRSVELLGTVRLPAGSAKAPVTAGLIAYGRLADGAPGAVPPMRALFEAARSGEVEEVVERIIGGFMGLLVADDRGATGLLEGMAAQARSRGALGWLPYILEALAIGRVLLGDLRGADAAAAEGMSLAADIGMETQVTALRCIAVRLESDAGRSRALAAGVLEHADLHPTNTALASWGLGLLDLAEGNAGAALERLDAVCSGPARHDVLIRAVPDHAEAAVRAGRPELARTHLPAFEAWAAATSSTALISRCRALLATGEEADEHYRTALGLHGDRVYDTARTRLLYGEWLRRRRRRTEAREELTAAREAFARIGAECWAERARAELEVLGDRPAARSGDADPLKRLTPQELQVVRLAAAGLSNREIGAQLYLSPRTVGHHLYKAYPKIGVTRRVELARLVSDT; encoded by the coding sequence ATGGGGCGAGACCGTGAGAGGGACCGCGTCGCCGGGGTTCTCGGGGACGCCCGTTCCGGGGTCGGCCGGACCCTGGTCATCCGGGGCGAGGCGGGGATCGGCAAGACCGCGCTGCTCGGCCGGATCTCGGCGGACGCCGGGGACATGCAGATCATTCGCGGCACCGGCGTCGAGTCGGAGAGCGAGCTGGCGTTCGGCGGGCTGCACCTCATGCTGCATCCGTACCGCGACCGTTTCGAGGCGCTGCCCGAGCGGCAGGCGGCGGCGCTGCGCTCGGCGTTCGGTCTCGCCGCCGGGCCGGCCGGCGACCGCTTCCTGATCGGCGCCGCCACCCTCACCCTGCTGTCCGAGCTGGCCGCCGACCGGCCGCTGGCGTGCCTGGTGGACGACGCGCAGTGGCTCGACAGCGCCTCGCTGGACGCGCTGCTGTTCGCCGCCCGCCGGCTCGGCGCCGACCCGATCGCCATGATCTTCACGGTCCGGGACGGCGCCCGGCCCTTCCCCGACCGCGGCCTGGAGGTGCTGCGGCTGACCGGCCTGGACCGCGGCGCCGCCGAAGACCTGGTGGCGGCGCGCGTGCCCGGCCTCACCGTCCCGGTGCGGGAGCGCCTGCTGGACGAGGCGGCCGGCAACCCGCTCGCGCTCATCGAGCTGGGGAACGCCCTGCGGTCGCGGCCCGCCCGTCCCGCCGGTCCGCTGCCGGTCGGCGGCAGAGTGCAGGAGACGTTCCGGCGCCGGCTGGCCGAGCTGCCGGACGCCACCCGCCGGCTGCTCCTGGTGGTCGCCGCCGACAGCACCGCCGACCTCGGCATCGTGCTGCGCGCCGGCGACGCGCTCGGCCTCGCGCCCGCCGACCTCGGACCCGCCGAGGAGGCCGGGCTCGTGGTCCTGGACGGCGGGGAGGTGCGGTTCCGCCACCCGCTCATCCGCGCCGTCACCTACCAGGACGCGGCCCACCACCGGCGGATCGACGTCCACGGCGCCCTGGCGCGCGCCCTGCCCGGCGACGAGCACGCCGACCGGCGCGCCTGGCACCTGGCGGCCGCCGCGACCGGCCCCGACGAGGGCGTCGCCGCCGAGCTCGAACGGGTCGCGCACCGCGCCGAGCTGCGCGGCGGCACGGCCGCCGTCTCCACCGCGTACGAGCGCGCCGCGCGGCTCAGCACCGAGCCGGAGGGCAAGGCCCGGCGGCTCGTCCACGCGGCGCGGGCCGCCTACGACGCCGGCCGGCCCGACCAGGCCGCGCGTCTCGCCGAGGAGGCCGAGCACCTCACCGAACAGGACGGGGTCGTCGCCGAGGCCACCTTCATCCGCGCCCAGGTCGCCTACGAGCGCACCTCGCCCGCGGCCGACGCGGAGCTGGCGCTGCGGGGCGCGGCGCTCATCGCCGCGAGCGACCCCGAGCAGGCGGTGTCCATGCTGACGGAGGCCGTCTGGTCCGCCCGGGACGCGGGCGCCCACGACCTGGTGCGGCGCAGCGTCGAGCTGCTCGGGACGGTGCGGCTGCCCGCGGGCTCGGCGAAGGCGCCGGTGACCGCCGGGCTGATCGCCTACGGGCGGCTGGCGGACGGCGCGCCGGGGGCCGTCCCGCCGATGCGGGCCCTGTTCGAGGCCGCGCGGAGCGGCGAGGTCGAGGAGGTCGTCGAACGCATCATCGGCGGTTTCATGGGCCTGCTCGTGGCCGACGACCGCGGCGCGACCGGGCTGCTGGAGGGGATGGCCGCGCAGGCCAGGTCCCGGGGCGCGCTCGGCTGGCTCCCCTACATCCTGGAGGCCCTCGCGATCGGGCGGGTGCTGCTCGGCGACCTGCGCGGCGCGGACGCGGCGGCGGCCGAGGGCATGTCGCTTGCCGCCGACATCGGCATGGAGACGCAGGTGACCGCGCTGCGGTGCATCGCAGTGCGGCTGGAGTCGGATGCCGGACGCAGCCGCGCCCTGGCGGCGGGGGTCCTCGAGCACGCCGACCTTCACCCGACCAACACCGCGCTCGCGTCCTGGGGCCTCGGCCTGCTCGACCTCGCCGAGGGGAACGCCGGAGCCGCCCTGGAGCGGCTGGACGCGGTGTGCTCCGGCCCCGCCCGGCACGACGTGCTGATCCGCGCCGTCCCGGACCACGCGGAGGCGGCCGTGCGCGCCGGGCGCCCGGAGCTGGCCCGCACCCACCTTCCCGCGTTCGAGGCGTGGGCGGCGGCCACGTCCAGCACGGCCCTGATCTCCCGCTGCCGCGCCCTGCTCGCCACCGGGGAGGAGGCCGACGAGCACTACCGCACCGCCCTCGGCCTGCACGGCGACCGCGTCTACGACACCGCGCGGACCCGGCTGCTGTACGGGGAATGGCTGCGCCGCCGGCGCCGCCGCACCGAGGCCCGGGAGGAGCTGACCGCGGCGCGGGAGGCGTTCGCCCGGATCGGCGCCGAGTGCTGGGCCGAGCGCGCCCGCGCCGAGCTGGAGGTCCTCGGGGACCGTCCGGCGGCCCGGTCCGGGGACGCCGACCCCCTGAAACGGCTGACCCCGCAGGAGCTCCAGGTGGTGCGGCTCGCCGCCGCCGGTCTCAGCAACCGGGAGATCGGCGCGCAGCTCTACCTCAGCCCCCGCACGGTCGGGCACCACCTCTACAAGGCGTACCCGAAGATCGGCGTCACCCGCCGCGTGGAGCTGGCCCGGCTGGTATCGGACACATGA
- a CDS encoding ROK family protein, translated as MTLIGLDVGGTTMKAALVGESAREDGDSRVLASESRPTDRADPVGGVLDFAAHLAARAASLGSPARAAGIALLGIVDEATGTAVHSANVGWRDVPMLRLARERLGIPVAIGHDVRTGGLAEAVLGAGRGAGDFVFVAIGTGIAAALILNGAPYPGTVGWSGEIGHVVVRPGGEPCACGNRGCLETYASAAAVSRRHGEGVPAEEVIARAGRGEEKAGRVWSEALDCLADGLATATLLLDPGLVVMGGGLARAGDALLTPLESRLAARLKFRDPPRVLRTRLDDQAAVKGAAILARRLLDEG; from the coding sequence ATGACCCTCATCGGCCTGGACGTGGGCGGCACGACGATGAAGGCCGCGCTGGTCGGTGAGAGTGCGCGGGAAGACGGGGACTCACGGGTCCTGGCGAGCGAGTCGCGGCCCACCGACCGGGCCGACCCGGTGGGCGGCGTCCTCGACTTCGCCGCCCACCTCGCCGCCCGCGCCGCGTCCCTGGGCTCTCCCGCCCGCGCGGCCGGCATCGCCCTGCTCGGCATCGTGGACGAGGCGACGGGCACGGCCGTCCACTCCGCCAACGTGGGGTGGCGGGATGTGCCGATGCTGCGCCTGGCGCGCGAGCGCCTCGGCATCCCCGTCGCCATCGGCCACGACGTCCGCACCGGCGGCCTGGCCGAGGCCGTGCTGGGGGCGGGCCGCGGCGCGGGGGACTTCGTCTTCGTGGCCATCGGGACCGGCATCGCCGCCGCCCTGATCCTGAACGGCGCCCCCTACCCGGGGACGGTCGGCTGGAGCGGCGAGATCGGCCACGTCGTCGTCCGTCCCGGCGGCGAGCCCTGCGCCTGCGGGAACCGGGGGTGCCTGGAGACCTACGCCTCCGCCGCCGCCGTCTCCCGCCGCCACGGCGAGGGCGTCCCCGCCGAAGAGGTGATCGCGCGGGCCGGGAGGGGCGAGGAGAAGGCGGGACGGGTCTGGTCGGAGGCGCTCGACTGCCTGGCCGACGGCCTCGCCACCGCGACGCTGCTGCTGGACCCGGGCCTCGTGGTCATGGGAGGCGGTCTCGCCCGCGCCGGGGACGCGCTCCTGACCCCCCTCGAATCGCGCCTGGCCGCCCGCCTGAAGTTCCGCGACCCGCCCCGCGTGCTGCGCACGCGACTGGACGACCAGGCGGCCGTCAAGGGCGCGGCGATCCTCGCCCGCCGCCTCCTCGACGAAGGCTAG
- a CDS encoding SRPBCC domain-containing protein, whose product MSGARHRLTGRLTVALPSGEAFPLFTAQGERRWVPHWEPSFPAPVADDAEPGTVFQTPDRDHGQTTTWIVVDATPGRRIRYARVTPGVSAGTVSVVLEQAGDHSNVTVTYELTALSDDGAAHLRRFADGYPAFLTGWQDAISQALHAETLDNDGQGPTA is encoded by the coding sequence ATGAGCGGCGCCCGGCACCGGCTCACCGGCCGCCTGACGGTCGCACTGCCTTCCGGCGAGGCGTTTCCCCTGTTCACAGCGCAGGGCGAGCGGCGGTGGGTTCCCCATTGGGAGCCGTCCTTCCCCGCGCCCGTCGCCGACGACGCCGAGCCCGGGACCGTCTTCCAGACACCCGACCGCGACCACGGCCAGACCACCACCTGGATCGTCGTGGACGCGACCCCCGGGCGGCGCATCCGCTACGCGCGCGTCACCCCGGGCGTCAGCGCGGGAACGGTCTCCGTCGTCCTGGAGCAGGCCGGCGACCACAGCAACGTGACCGTCACCTACGAGCTCACCGCACTGTCCGACGACGGAGCCGCCCACCTGCGCCGGTTCGCCGACGGCTACCCCGCCTTCCTGACGGGCTGGCAGGACGCCATCTCCCAGGCCCTGCACGCCGAGACCCTGGACAACGACGGCCAAGGCCCGACCGCCTGA
- a CDS encoding carbohydrate ABC transporter permease — protein sequence MPDLKAGKRGAAASAAPRPSFLLRTGRALAPLPWLAPSLALIAIVVLWPVIEMVRTSLQKISSSGVTLGYRGGGNYTDLFGEDDLVPVVLRTLLWVAGVVVITMVLSLALGQLLNARFPGRRVVRWAVIVPWAASVLMTALIWKWMLDNYSGLVNRVLLDLHVIDEPVNWLAHPGQAMLWMMWVAVFVSLPFTSFVILAGLQTIPADVYEAARVDGAGPVRTYFAITLPLLRPAVLIASIINVINVFNSFPIIWAMTGGGPGSKTDTTTTFMYKLAFYDQNVGESGAMAVVNFALILVMVLLYLRAARWREEVR from the coding sequence GTGCCGGATCTCAAGGCCGGGAAGCGGGGGGCCGCCGCCTCGGCGGCCCCCCGCCCCTCATTCCTCCTGCGGACCGGACGCGCCCTGGCGCCGCTGCCGTGGCTCGCCCCGTCCCTCGCGCTCATCGCGATCGTCGTGCTGTGGCCCGTCATCGAGATGGTCCGCACCTCGCTGCAGAAGATCAGCTCGTCCGGCGTCACGCTCGGCTACCGGGGCGGCGGCAACTACACCGACCTGTTCGGTGAGGACGACCTCGTCCCGGTCGTGCTGCGGACGCTGCTGTGGGTCGCCGGCGTCGTCGTCATCACCATGGTGCTCTCGCTCGCCCTCGGCCAGCTGCTGAACGCCCGCTTCCCCGGCCGCCGCGTCGTGCGCTGGGCCGTCATCGTCCCGTGGGCGGCGTCGGTCCTGATGACGGCGCTGATCTGGAAGTGGATGCTGGACAACTACTCCGGCCTGGTCAACCGCGTGCTGCTCGACCTGCACGTGATCGACGAGCCGGTGAACTGGCTGGCCCACCCGGGCCAGGCGATGCTGTGGATGATGTGGGTGGCGGTCTTCGTGTCGCTGCCGTTCACCTCGTTCGTCATCCTCGCCGGGCTCCAGACGATCCCCGCCGACGTGTACGAGGCGGCCCGCGTCGACGGCGCCGGACCCGTGCGCACCTACTTCGCCATCACGCTGCCGCTGCTGCGCCCCGCCGTGCTCATCGCGTCCATCATCAACGTGATCAATGTGTTCAACTCGTTCCCGATCATCTGGGCGATGACCGGCGGCGGCCCCGGCAGCAAGACCGACACCACCACCACTTTCATGTACAAACTCGCCTTCTACGACCAGAACGTCGGCGAGTCCGGCGCGATGGCGGTCGTGAACTTCGCCCTGATCCTCGTGATGGTGCTGCTGTACCTGCGCGCCGCCCGCTGGCGGGAGGAGGTCCGATGA